A genomic stretch from Methanomassiliicoccales archaeon includes:
- a CDS encoding transcriptional regulator yields the protein MQRGELIEGVRGILAKAGFYVSKPIAMRSISFDIVARRDETLLIIKVLSNVDAFSKENAEEMKVLAEALQASPLLIGEKSGSGDIEEGIVYSRFGVPIISIETLSDYLLEGVPPFIFAAPGGLYVRLDSELLRSIREERNISLGTLAEVAGVSRRTIKMYESGMGAMIDVALKLEEFLGEFLVLPLDPFKYTSETGGRLMDLSGMDDLSREVFMLLSKLGYSVVPTVRCPFEALTKDDRTLILTGVGKDETKLVEKACIVGDISKITEKKSVIFLRRAKSRQNIGGAAIIGKDELKKLNESEKLFELVIARCGINEKS from the coding sequence GTGCAGAGAGGAGAGCTCATTGAGGGCGTCAGGGGCATCTTGGCCAAAGCGGGATTTTACGTATCAAAACCAATCGCCATGAGGAGCATCAGCTTCGACATCGTCGCCCGGAGAGATGAGACTCTCCTCATCATCAAGGTTCTCAGCAACGTCGATGCTTTTTCGAAAGAAAATGCCGAAGAAATGAAGGTGCTCGCTGAAGCGCTTCAGGCTTCTCCTTTGCTCATCGGTGAAAAATCTGGCTCTGGAGACATCGAGGAGGGTATCGTCTACTCGCGATTCGGCGTTCCAATTATTTCAATAGAAACCCTCTCAGACTATCTCCTCGAGGGCGTCCCCCCATTCATCTTTGCAGCTCCTGGAGGCCTTTATGTACGTCTGGATAGCGAATTACTGAGATCGATCAGAGAGGAGAGAAATATCAGCCTCGGTACGTTGGCCGAGGTGGCAGGTGTCTCGAGAAGAACGATCAAAATGTACGAATCGGGCATGGGCGCAATGATCGATGTCGCACTCAAGCTTGAAGAATTCCTCGGAGAATTTCTCGTTCTGCCACTTGATCCATTTAAATACACATCTGAAACGGGCGGGCGCCTTATGGATCTCAGCGGAATGGATGATTTGAGCCGAGAGGTTTTCATGCTGCTCAGCAAGCTGGGATACTCCGTCGTGCCAACGGTGCGGTGTCCGTTCGAAGCTCTGACAAAAGACGACCGGACTTTGATTTTGACGGGCGTAGGGAAGGACGAAACAAAGCTCGTCGAGAAGGCATGCATCGTCGGCGATATCTCGAAGATCACCGAGAAGAAATCAGTCATATTTTTGAGAAGAGCGAAATCGCGACAGAATATTGGTGGGGCGGCGATTATTGGTAAAGATGAACTGAAGAAACTTAATGAATCAGAAAAACTCTTTGAACTGGTTATTGCGCGTTGTGGGATTAATGAAAAGAGTTGA
- a CDS encoding CDC48 family AAA ATPase, which produces MNSSEKVLKVAEAKSKDAGRGIARVDPAVMEVLGLTAGDVIQIEGKKRTVAIVWPGYPEDANRGIIRIDGTIRRNAQTSIDEKVAIKKVNVKEAQKITFAPTEPLRIMGGEEYLNQTLEGRAVTRGDVIEINVMGRRIDLVVVSYTPTADAVIVNRNTEVKISEKPVKEIAQKIPKVTYEDIGGLSEEVKKVREMIELPLRHPELFERLGVEAPKGVLLHGPPGTGKTLLAKAVAGETNANFISIGGPEIMSKFYGESEERLREIFKEAEENAPSIIFIDEIDSIAPKRDEVTGETERRVVAQLLALMDGLESRGKVVVIGATNRPNALDPALRRPGRFDREIEIGIPNRNGRLEILQIHTRGMPLDDDVDLEKLADLTHGYAGADLAALCKEAAMHALRRVLPEIDLEMESIPVEILNKINVKKEDFFAALREMQPSSLREVLIESPNLHWDDIGDLEEAKRELREAVEWPLKYGEVFEHLDAKPPKGVLLYGPPGTGKTMLAKAVATESEANFINVKGPEFLSKWVGESEKAVRETFRKARQAAPCIIFMDEIDSIAPVRGGDFDSRVTERVISQLLTEMDGLESLHNVVVIAATNRPDMLDPALLRPGRFDRLVHIPAPNLEGRRKILEVHIRKKPLADDVDLDDLAKRTEGYTGADLAALVNEAVMLAMREIISKGGEVNSETLKKEKVQMRHFLEALNKVRPLSRSELMKYQKIAKDFEYVR; this is translated from the coding sequence ATGAACTCATCAGAAAAAGTACTCAAGGTTGCGGAGGCAAAATCCAAAGACGCGGGCAGAGGCATTGCACGCGTCGATCCTGCCGTGATGGAAGTGTTGGGATTGACGGCAGGCGATGTTATACAAATCGAAGGCAAGAAGAGGACTGTGGCGATCGTCTGGCCTGGTTATCCTGAGGATGCAAACAGAGGGATCATCAGGATTGATGGCACGATCAGACGGAACGCGCAGACGAGTATAGATGAAAAAGTTGCGATCAAAAAAGTTAATGTCAAAGAGGCTCAAAAGATCACTTTCGCCCCGACCGAGCCTTTACGGATCATGGGTGGTGAGGAATACCTCAATCAAACCCTTGAAGGCAGAGCTGTTACAAGGGGCGATGTCATTGAAATCAATGTGATGGGTAGAAGAATCGATCTCGTTGTCGTATCCTACACTCCAACAGCTGATGCTGTTATCGTCAATCGTAATACTGAGGTCAAGATTAGTGAGAAGCCGGTGAAGGAGATTGCGCAAAAGATACCGAAGGTTACCTACGAGGACATTGGTGGCCTGAGTGAAGAGGTCAAAAAGGTGAGAGAGATGATCGAACTTCCCCTCAGGCATCCTGAGCTCTTCGAGCGACTCGGTGTTGAAGCGCCGAAGGGCGTCCTCCTGCATGGACCGCCGGGTACTGGTAAAACCTTACTGGCGAAAGCAGTTGCGGGTGAGACCAATGCAAACTTCATCTCAATCGGCGGACCCGAGATCATGAGCAAGTTCTACGGTGAGAGCGAGGAACGGTTGCGCGAGATTTTCAAAGAGGCAGAGGAAAACGCGCCAAGTATCATCTTTATCGACGAGATCGATTCAATCGCGCCGAAAAGAGATGAAGTGACCGGGGAGACTGAGAGAAGAGTTGTTGCCCAGTTACTCGCACTTATGGACGGACTCGAGTCAAGGGGAAAGGTCGTCGTCATCGGCGCAACAAACAGACCGAATGCCCTCGATCCCGCACTCAGACGGCCCGGTCGGTTTGATAGAGAGATTGAGATTGGCATCCCGAACAGGAATGGAAGACTTGAGATCCTCCAAATTCACACACGCGGTATGCCTCTTGATGATGATGTCGATCTCGAGAAGCTTGCAGATCTCACGCACGGTTACGCTGGTGCTGATTTAGCGGCTCTCTGCAAGGAGGCGGCGATGCACGCTCTGCGTAGGGTGCTTCCAGAGATCGATCTCGAGATGGAAAGCATCCCAGTCGAGATCCTTAACAAGATCAATGTCAAGAAGGAGGATTTCTTCGCCGCACTGCGCGAGATGCAACCCTCGAGCCTGAGAGAGGTTTTGATCGAATCGCCCAATCTGCACTGGGATGACATTGGCGATCTCGAAGAGGCGAAGAGGGAACTCAGGGAGGCCGTCGAATGGCCACTGAAGTACGGCGAAGTCTTCGAGCACCTCGACGCGAAACCGCCGAAAGGCGTCCTTCTCTACGGTCCGCCCGGTACTGGAAAGACCATGCTGGCAAAGGCGGTCGCGACGGAGAGTGAAGCAAACTTCATCAATGTCAAGGGTCCAGAATTCCTCAGCAAATGGGTTGGCGAGAGCGAGAAGGCGGTAAGAGAGACCTTCAGAAAGGCAAGACAGGCTGCGCCCTGCATCATCTTCATGGACGAAATCGACTCGATAGCACCGGTAAGGGGCGGCGATTTCGACAGCCGCGTCACTGAAAGAGTAATCAGCCAGCTGCTAACAGAGATGGATGGGCTGGAAAGCCTGCACAACGTTGTTGTCATCGCGGCAACGAACCGCCCCGACATGCTCGATCCAGCGCTTCTCCGGCCGGGTCGGTTCGATCGGCTCGTTCACATCCCCGCGCCGAATCTCGAGGGTCGCAGGAAGATCCTCGAAGTCCACATAAGAAAGAAACCTTTGGCGGATGATGTGGATCTCGATGACCTCGCAAAGCGCACAGAAGGGTACACAGGAGCGGACCTCGCAGCGCTCGTCAATGAAGCTGTCATGCTCGCCATGCGAGAAATCATCTCAAAGGGCGGGGAGGTTAATTCGGAGACGCTGAAAAAGGAAAAGGTGCAGATGAGACATTTCCTCGAAGCACTCAACAAAGTGAGACCGCTCTCACGCTCAGAGTTGATGAAGTATCAGAAGATCGCAAAAGACTTTGAATATGTGAGGTGA
- a CDS encoding Hsp20/alpha crystallin family protein, with the protein MMVRDKRRRDWDDFFGDFDEEFEEMRRRIERIMERLMSGEVPLEREPMIYGFSMRIGPDGKPRIQEFGNTIRRKEEVAKREPLTDIIEEADKVRIIVELPGVEKEDIKLNATEDSLDIEVDNPDRRFEKRIELPCEVDPDSAKATYKNGVLEILLKRASVKEKGKEIRIE; encoded by the coding sequence ATGATGGTAAGGGACAAGAGGAGAAGAGACTGGGACGACTTCTTCGGTGATTTCGACGAAGAATTCGAAGAGATGCGCCGGAGGATCGAGAGGATTATGGAGAGACTGATGAGCGGAGAAGTACCGCTAGAAAGGGAGCCGATGATCTACGGATTCTCCATGAGAATCGGTCCCGACGGGAAACCGAGGATCCAGGAGTTTGGAAACACGATACGCAGAAAAGAAGAGGTGGCAAAGAGAGAGCCATTAACAGATATCATCGAGGAAGCGGACAAGGTCAGGATTATCGTCGAACTGCCAGGTGTCGAGAAGGAGGATATCAAACTGAATGCGACGGAGGACTCCCTCGACATCGAAGTAGACAACCCTGACAGACGATTCGAGAAACGCATCGAACTTCCGTGCGAAGTCGATCCCGATAGCGCAAAGGCGACCTACAAAAATGGTGTTTTGGAGATCCTACTGAAGAGGGCAAGTGTAAAGGAGAAGGGTAAGGAAATCAGAATCGAGTAG